One genomic window of Nicotiana sylvestris chromosome 10, ASM39365v2, whole genome shotgun sequence includes the following:
- the LOC138879945 gene encoding uncharacterized protein has protein sequence MTHRVSSIIVTSTVQKKEDPRAFTIPCAIRAHDFARALCDNGASINLMPLSIYKQAELGIPRPTSMRLQMADHSIKRPVGSVDDVLVKVGKFHLPTDFIILDCAVDKEIPIILGRPVLATGRALMDSERNEIKFHVNDEEVTFQASKGMKLPHEYVSVIDVVDEVEDAVEMKMKEQ, from the coding sequence ATGACTCACcgggttagttccatcattgTAACATCCACtgttcaaaagaaagaagacccgagagctttcaccattccttgtgCTATTAGGGCACATGATTTTGCAAGAGCCCTTTGCGATAATGGGGCTAGCATCAACTTGATGCCTCTTTCCATTTACAAGCAAGCAGAGTTAGGTATTCCAAGGCCCACaagtatgagattgcaaatggccgatcattccataaagagaccggtgggaagtgttgatgatgtgcttgttaaAGTGGGAAAGTTTCATTTACCCACCGATTTTATAATCCTTGATTGTGCGgttgacaaagagatccctatcattttggggagaccaGTCCTAGCTACAGGAAGAGCACTAATGGATTCGGAACGGAATGAGATCAAATTTCATGTGAATGATGAAGAGGTTACATTCCAAGCAAGCAAGGGTATGAAACTGCCACATGAATATGTctcggtgattgatgttgttgatgaAGTGGAAGATGCGGTTGAAATGAAGATGAAAGAACAATGA
- the LOC138879946 gene encoding uncharacterized protein, protein MTRTGRVYTSEHLAESSKQVYGRAVETGPDDLWRKVQAKEYSVVKKLNKTPAQISILALLQSSEAHKTAVIKVLSEAYVPSNITGGEIANIVGQVLESHKITFHEDELPPEGLGHNKALHITTQCEDHFVTRILVDGGSSLNICLLVTLRTLGKGLHEIKDGAISVKAFDGSQRSTIGEISLCLHMGPTWFDVEFQIIGVPASYNLLLGRPWIHAAGAVASTLHQAVKFEWNHQEIFQPADTLYGSEEDEALAAIKNLFLEDDMDCCAIFEEEVEEGPSIQAMNQGEHLANCITITYLDDEPTTVTCNKTVGQTDIDSEEDEIPEEVVREVKNFENMPKSNLDETEVINLGNAENVKKTRISIHLSASEKEEYTEFLKEYEDIFAWSYDDMTGLSTSIVAHKLPTNPACPPVKQKLRKFKPDMSLKIKE, encoded by the exons ATGACCAGGACAGGTAGGGTATACACCTCGGAACACTTGGCTGAGTCCAGCAAGCAGGTCTACGGGCGGGCTGTTGAAACTGGACctgacgacctttggaggaaggtACAGGCCAAAGAGTACTCGGTCGTCAAGAAACTGAACAAAACGCCAGCACAGATTTCCATTCTGGCTCTTCTACAAAGCTCAGAGGCACATAAAACTGCCGTAATAAAAGtactgagtgaagcttatgttcccAGCAACATAACAGGAGGCGAAATAGCAAACATAGTGGGGCAGGTActagaaagccataagatcaccttccatGAAGATGAATTACCGCCAGAAGGGCTTggtcacaacaaagcgttgcacatcactACGCAATGCGAGGATCACTTTGTCACCAGGATTCTAGTCGACGGgggatccagcctcaacatttgtctgttggtaactctcaggacattgggtaagggattgcacgagatcaaagatggggctatcagtgtcaaagcttttgatggatctcagaggtccaccattggagaAATTAGCTTATGCCTGCATATGGGACCCACCTGGTTCGATGTTGAGTTCCAAATCATTGGCGTACCAGCGTCCTACAATTTGTtgctaggacgaccctggatccacgccgctgggGCTGTGGCGTCAACTTTGCATCAGgctgtaaaatttgaatggaatcatcaggaa ATTTTTCAGCCAGCCGACACTTTGTACGGATCAGAGGAAGATGAGGCACTAGCAGCAATAAAGAACCTATTTCTGGaagatgatatggattgttgtgctATCTTCGAGGAGGAAgtggaggaaggcccttccattcaAGCTATGAACCAAGGAGAGCACCTCGCCAATTG cattactattacatatcttgatgatgaaccaacaactgtgaCTTGCAATAAGACAGTGGGACAAACGGATAtagactcagaagaggatgagataccagaagaggttgtcagGGAGGTCAAGAATTTCGAGAACATGCCCAAGTCTAACTTAGACGAAACTGAGGTCATCAATTTGGGGAACGCAGAAAATGTCAAGAAAACACGTATCAGCATACACTTGTCagcatcagaaaaggaagaatacacagagtttttgaaagaatatgaggatatattcgcttggtcttatgatgatatgaccggtctcagcacatccatcgTGGCTCACAAGCTGCCGACGAATCCGGCATGCCCACCAGtcaaacagaaactcagaaagttcaagccagaCATGAGTTTAAAAATCAAAGAATag